The Verrucomicrobium spinosum DSM 4136 = JCM 18804 genome includes a region encoding these proteins:
- a CDS encoding cellulase family glycosylhydrolase, protein MNSKTNDMRRRTMIRSLGIPLTLVVSAWAMVARGQATTGWSPTAGGTYSYSDTNNWADSTINGVWHSSLALAGGQTITVNSDLSPGYGLSFNYTGNSGITLRGTGGNRTFTLGGDIVHTAGASATILFGSTGTNEALDIDLGGEVRNFTVGSSRTLGFINAISNGGIIASGGTLNFSGANTYEGSTAVLSGTFSLNGATGSSASSDFIVKFNGGSQSHLRFNSGTSGNTGITRVKSVTLNGTGRSDGVLLTVTGNAGANSNDTIAHALTAEEGYAIVTLTPNAARTTRLTAGSLVRETGSTLLVRGQNLGVNAAADLVADSSNLMLDESPVLTGSGVAGSSTVGIVKGVYGATTTGGSGTGLVTYDASKGIRLLNTSTEYTAAIVSGQTQLDNVLYARTSGSASQDTALGAGVTSINSLSFSLTGTGTNTGVAISGAGATLRVHSGMIFASQAVTTAAATDVMLLSVATLDLNGQEGVVLSFTNGVNQGNTPAPLQINSVITNDGGKGVTFGGTGQTVLGGSEVNTYTGVTTLNSGILRLNKSVANIGLTTDLVMNGGTLLKNSNAIADTASVTINAGTFWMDSTASSGNNGHTETINNFTMNGGNFGNHGSNATFNINGNATLNSSELGMNAGGDITVLGTTTLSGGVLRAKESSSSSAFNAFTSLKELVISNVASGAYTAIIVNSHATNKGAQLTLGGDVTFTGNASNQETVKIASSNAAEVNQGGVRLDGTRTFNIGDGAAAADLTVETALTDATAAGGLNKTGAGTLALAGDNTYTGPTTVTQGRLLVNNTAGSGTGLGNLTVNAGATLGGTGLVVAAAGNSLTFHGLLDVGDFTLTTPAAAEFELRGDTVTFSSTSRLEFDLFGGSGDGFGNNITGVDADLLLFGAGQGLVDIAAGATLHVDAADAMTAWAVGDTWKLIDWSQVSATSGSFAFSSSVDGLLAGLGLAWDTSQLHSEGAISIAAAPEPSRALMAFAALIAAAFRRGRPGRAGSSWQPAWCAVLFAFLCVGVTSVNAQAPAQKTNLVSNGDFSQDADGDSWPDGWGKGTGLSWEKDEAGKPFFRITAVESGKMLSAYREVPIPAGVMGIEVAFKYRTADVKKGKQSWNDARAMFHFLNQAREQVKPTPSPIVFSMKAAGWTEITRNYMVPEGAAALQMMPSLFQAESGRLDFAEIRVTPLNPEQIEALKKADAERAAKKAEMDAKVAAKRREQAAALLAREGTLLSNGNFETESKKKDAPEGWGKGGGISWEKDESDGNRFIRLTSLTPGKTVLLYRECPVPEGAAALEMTWKQRITGLKKGPKPWFDARIMLEFKGADGKTLPGKPAPPYSQKDTDGWVEKRTEFLVPAEAVSVVVMPALFEVKSGSFELDNILLKPADANLLLARQKEREIQAEKSRVPLEEPNQAKWPPAIRAEGNRIVTVDGGKEVWLQGLNVPSLEWSLRGEQVFKSVVVAIEEWKGNVIRLPIKDDYWFGKDLEDGGKAYRAVVDQIITLASNRGAYVVLDLHRYRAPRKEFLDFWKDAAERYKNHPALIFDLMNEPHGVSWEVWRDGGFVEEKRKDGDEDAFLTPEEKLHNKHGFQSPGMQAMLDAVRSTGAKNMVLVGGLDYAYQLDGILNGFGLKDEGGQGIIYACHIYPWKRGWQKYLLDAAEKYPILLGEVGADAKKMDFMPHEVQEDAETWVPDILGLIQKHRLNWTGWCFHPSASPRMLVDWNYTPTPVWGQPAKEALAGKRFELHGKLR, encoded by the coding sequence ATGAACAGCAAGACCAATGATATGCGTCGCCGGACGATGATCCGGTCCCTGGGGATACCGCTGACCCTGGTGGTGTCAGCATGGGCCATGGTGGCCCGGGGGCAGGCCACGACCGGCTGGAGCCCGACGGCAGGGGGCACGTACTCATACTCTGACACGAACAACTGGGCGGACAGCACCATCAATGGAGTGTGGCACAGTTCGCTTGCGCTGGCAGGGGGGCAGACGATTACTGTGAACTCGGATCTCTCACCGGGTTACGGATTGTCCTTCAACTACACAGGCAACTCGGGGATCACGCTGCGGGGCACGGGGGGGAATCGTACCTTCACGCTCGGCGGGGACATTGTGCACACCGCGGGGGCCAGTGCGACCATCCTCTTTGGATCGACTGGTACAAATGAAGCTCTTGACATCGATCTCGGCGGTGAGGTCCGCAATTTCACAGTGGGCAGCAGCCGCACGCTGGGGTTCATTAATGCGATATCCAACGGAGGCATCATTGCCAGCGGGGGCACACTGAACTTCTCGGGAGCCAATACCTATGAGGGCTCCACTGCCGTCCTGTCCGGCACCTTCTCTCTGAACGGGGCCACGGGCAGCTCCGCCAGTTCCGACTTCATCGTAAAATTCAACGGGGGCAGCCAGTCTCATCTCCGGTTCAACAGCGGCACCAGTGGAAACACCGGCATCACCCGGGTGAAGAGTGTGACTTTGAATGGAACGGGGCGCAGTGATGGGGTCCTCCTGACAGTCACAGGAAATGCCGGAGCGAACTCTAACGACACCATTGCCCATGCCCTCACCGCGGAGGAGGGCTACGCCATTGTCACCCTCACCCCGAACGCGGCCAGGACTACGCGGCTCACAGCCGGCAGCCTGGTGAGGGAGACAGGCAGCACCCTGCTGGTCCGGGGGCAGAACCTCGGGGTGAATGCGGCGGCAGATCTGGTGGCAGACTCCTCGAACCTGATGCTGGATGAATCGCCCGTTCTGACGGGCAGTGGAGTGGCAGGATCATCCACCGTCGGCATTGTGAAAGGGGTGTATGGTGCCACCACTACGGGAGGTTCCGGGACTGGGCTGGTGACTTATGATGCCAGCAAGGGAATCCGGCTGTTGAACACGAGCACAGAATACACCGCCGCCATCGTCAGCGGCCAGACCCAGCTGGACAACGTATTGTACGCGAGGACATCTGGAAGCGCCTCGCAGGACACCGCCCTCGGAGCCGGTGTGACCTCGATCAATTCGCTTTCGTTCAGTCTTACCGGTACAGGGACCAATACTGGAGTCGCGATCTCAGGTGCTGGCGCCACCCTCCGGGTTCACAGCGGCATGATCTTCGCCAGTCAAGCTGTCACCACTGCCGCGGCAACGGATGTCATGCTCCTTAGTGTGGCAACTCTGGATCTCAACGGCCAGGAGGGTGTGGTTCTCTCCTTCACCAACGGGGTCAACCAGGGCAATACGCCCGCCCCCCTGCAGATCAACAGTGTCATCACCAACGATGGGGGGAAGGGGGTCACCTTTGGCGGCACCGGGCAGACTGTGCTGGGTGGCTCGGAGGTCAACACCTACACGGGCGTCACCACGCTGAACAGCGGCATCCTTCGTCTGAACAAATCCGTGGCCAACATCGGTCTGACCACTGATTTGGTGATGAACGGCGGTACCCTGCTCAAAAACAGCAACGCCATCGCAGACACTGCCAGTGTTACCATCAACGCCGGCACTTTCTGGATGGACAGCACCGCAAGCAGCGGCAACAACGGCCATACCGAAACGATCAACAACTTCACCATGAACGGCGGCAACTTTGGCAATCACGGCAGCAATGCCACCTTCAACATCAACGGCAACGCCACCCTCAACAGCAGTGAGCTGGGGATGAATGCAGGCGGGGACATCACTGTGCTGGGCACGACCACCTTGTCCGGCGGGGTGCTGCGCGCCAAGGAGTCCTCCAGCTCCAGTGCCTTCAACGCCTTTACCTCGCTGAAGGAACTGGTCATCAGCAACGTTGCTTCAGGAGCCTACACCGCCATCATCGTGAACAGCCATGCCACCAACAAAGGGGCCCAGTTGACGCTGGGCGGAGACGTCACCTTCACCGGCAACGCCAGCAACCAGGAGACGGTGAAGATCGCTTCTTCAAATGCTGCGGAGGTCAATCAGGGGGGCGTGCGCCTCGATGGCACCCGCACCTTTAACATCGGCGATGGCGCAGCGGCGGCAGACCTCACGGTGGAGACTGCCCTCACGGATGCCACCGCTGCCGGCGGACTGAACAAGACGGGGGCTGGCACTCTCGCATTGGCGGGAGACAATACCTACACCGGACCCACAACGGTGACCCAAGGCCGTCTGCTGGTGAACAACACCGCTGGCTCCGGCACCGGGCTGGGCAATCTCACGGTCAACGCGGGTGCCACTCTCGGCGGCACCGGCCTGGTGGTGGCTGCGGCTGGCAACAGCCTGACTTTCCACGGTCTGCTGGATGTGGGTGACTTCACCCTGACCACGCCTGCGGCAGCAGAGTTTGAACTGCGAGGAGACACCGTCACCTTCAGTTCCACCTCCCGCCTGGAGTTTGACCTTTTTGGCGGCAGCGGGGATGGATTTGGAAATAACATCACGGGGGTGGATGCAGACCTGCTGCTCTTCGGTGCCGGCCAGGGCCTGGTGGATATAGCTGCGGGTGCGACACTGCATGTGGACGCGGCCGATGCCATGACCGCCTGGGCGGTGGGGGATACCTGGAAGCTGATCGACTGGTCGCAGGTTTCCGCCACCTCCGGGAGCTTTGCTTTCAGCTCCAGTGTGGATGGCCTTCTGGCAGGTTTGGGCCTGGCTTGGGATACTTCCCAGCTTCACTCAGAGGGTGCGATTTCCATCGCTGCGGCTCCCGAGCCATCGCGGGCTCTGATGGCGTTTGCGGCCTTGATTGCTGCCGCCTTTCGCCGGGGCCGGCCAGGGAGGGCGGGCTCTTCCTGGCAGCCTGCCTGGTGTGCCGTGCTGTTCGCCTTTTTGTGTGTGGGCGTCACGAGCGTGAACGCCCAGGCGCCGGCTCAAAAGACAAACCTCGTGAGCAATGGCGACTTCAGCCAGGATGCGGATGGCGACTCCTGGCCGGACGGCTGGGGCAAGGGCACGGGCCTTTCGTGGGAGAAGGATGAGGCAGGCAAGCCGTTCTTCCGCATCACCGCGGTCGAGTCCGGCAAGATGCTCTCTGCCTATCGTGAAGTCCCCATTCCAGCCGGCGTGATGGGCATCGAGGTGGCCTTCAAGTATCGCACCGCAGACGTCAAGAAGGGCAAGCAGAGCTGGAACGATGCACGGGCCATGTTTCATTTCCTGAACCAGGCGCGGGAGCAGGTGAAACCCACGCCATCGCCGATCGTCTTCTCCATGAAGGCGGCCGGGTGGACGGAGATCACCCGCAACTACATGGTGCCGGAGGGGGCCGCAGCCCTCCAGATGATGCCCAGTCTCTTCCAGGCGGAGTCGGGTCGTCTCGACTTTGCGGAGATTCGTGTTACTCCCTTGAACCCGGAACAGATCGAGGCGCTGAAGAAGGCCGACGCAGAGCGGGCCGCCAAGAAGGCGGAGATGGATGCCAAGGTCGCGGCAAAACGTCGCGAGCAGGCGGCAGCTCTGCTGGCCAGGGAAGGCACCCTGCTGAGCAACGGCAACTTTGAAACCGAAAGCAAAAAGAAGGATGCGCCCGAAGGTTGGGGCAAGGGTGGTGGCATCTCCTGGGAGAAGGACGAGAGCGATGGGAACCGATTCATCCGCCTTACCAGTCTCACGCCTGGCAAGACCGTGCTTCTGTATCGCGAATGCCCCGTCCCTGAAGGCGCGGCGGCCCTTGAGATGACCTGGAAACAGCGCATCACCGGGTTGAAGAAAGGCCCCAAGCCCTGGTTTGATGCGCGCATCATGCTGGAGTTCAAAGGTGCTGACGGCAAGACGCTGCCGGGCAAGCCCGCCCCGCCGTATTCTCAAAAAGACACAGATGGCTGGGTGGAGAAGCGGACCGAGTTCCTGGTGCCCGCAGAGGCAGTGTCCGTAGTGGTCATGCCGGCATTGTTTGAAGTGAAGAGCGGCAGCTTTGAGCTCGACAACATCCTGCTCAAGCCTGCCGATGCCAATTTGCTCCTCGCCAGACAGAAGGAGCGCGAGATCCAGGCCGAGAAATCGCGGGTCCCGCTTGAGGAACCCAACCAGGCCAAGTGGCCGCCGGCGATCCGGGCTGAGGGCAATCGCATTGTGACGGTGGACGGGGGCAAGGAAGTCTGGCTCCAGGGTCTGAACGTGCCCAGCCTGGAGTGGAGCCTGCGTGGGGAACAGGTGTTCAAGTCCGTGGTGGTGGCGATCGAAGAATGGAAGGGCAACGTGATCCGCCTGCCCATCAAAGACGACTACTGGTTTGGCAAAGACCTCGAAGACGGTGGGAAAGCCTATCGAGCGGTGGTGGACCAGATCATCACCCTGGCTTCAAATCGCGGCGCGTATGTGGTGCTGGACCTGCACCGCTACCGGGCACCGCGGAAGGAGTTTCTGGATTTCTGGAAGGATGCGGCCGAGCGCTACAAGAACCATCCTGCCTTGATCTTTGACTTGATGAACGAACCCCACGGCGTCTCCTGGGAGGTCTGGCGCGATGGCGGGTTCGTGGAAGAAAAACGCAAAGACGGCGATGAGGATGCTTTCCTTACACCCGAGGAGAAGTTGCACAACAAGCATGGTTTTCAGTCACCCGGCATGCAGGCCATGCTGGACGCCGTGCGCTCGACTGGTGCGAAGAACATGGTGCTGGTGGGTGGTCTGGACTATGCCTATCAGTTGGATGGCATCCTCAATGGATTCGGCCTCAAGGACGAAGGCGGCCAGGGTATCATCTATGCCTGCCACATCTACCCCTGGAAGCGAGGCTGGCAGAAGTACCTGCTCGATGCTGCCGAGAAGTATCCCATCCTGCTGGGGGAAGTGGGTGCCGATGCCAAGAAGATGGACTTCATGCCCCACGAGGTTCAGGAAGACGCTGAAACCTGGGTGCCCGACATTCTGGGATTGATCCAGAAGCATCGCTTGAACTGGACCGGCTGGTGTTTCCATCCCAGCGCGAGCCCCCGCATGCTGGTGGACTGGAACTACACCCCCACGCCCGTTTGGGGCCAGCCCGCCAAAGAGGCGCTGGCGGGCAAGAGGTTTGAGCTGCACGGGAAGCTGCGTTGA
- the vccD gene encoding Verru_Chthon cassette protein D: protein MNRGHHQLESRRHWAAFTLLELLFVCVIAAVLLAVATPMGVSVLRASSLNRASTMIMDELSAARQLAMTRNCEVEVRFYKIATDASTQDLQFRAFRTFVMEPGAAGQGRPQGGVRYLPESIIIAADAESSTLFDYGNPNRSGLFVTRETLPGQTTETDGLGFVFRPNGGTNLGPIDPPEGNWFMTFYSQHDPLNPETGIPYNFGTVQVDPVTGRARVFRP, encoded by the coding sequence ATGAATCGCGGCCATCATCAACTTGAATCCCGCCGGCATTGGGCTGCTTTCACTCTCTTGGAGTTGCTCTTCGTCTGTGTGATCGCGGCCGTCCTCCTGGCCGTGGCGACTCCAATGGGCGTGTCGGTGTTGCGCGCATCCAGCCTGAACCGCGCCAGCACCATGATCATGGACGAGCTGAGCGCTGCCCGGCAACTGGCCATGACCCGCAACTGCGAGGTGGAGGTGCGGTTCTACAAGATCGCAACGGATGCCTCGACCCAGGACCTGCAGTTCCGTGCCTTTCGCACGTTTGTCATGGAGCCGGGGGCCGCCGGGCAGGGACGCCCCCAGGGGGGTGTGCGGTATCTGCCGGAGTCCATCATCATCGCCGCGGATGCGGAGAGTTCCACCTTGTTTGACTATGGCAATCCCAACCGGTCCGGGCTTTTTGTCACCAGGGAGACGCTGCCGGGCCAGACGACTGAAACAGACGGTCTGGGATTTGTCTTCCGCCCCAATGGAGGCACCAACCTCGGACCGATCGACCCGCCGGAGGGTAACTGGTTCATGACCTTCTATTCACAGCACGATCCGTTAAATCCTGAAACCGGCATCCCTTATAACTTTGGCACCGTGCAGGTGGACCCTGTCACCGGTCGCGCCCGTGTGTTCCGTCCGTGA
- the vccA gene encoding Verru_Chthon cassette protein A has protein sequence MNSTSSIRRQFPPRGLALVVVLPLIALLTILVVTFLASVSTEYQAAKSQEYSSDARMLADSAASMVMTQVQVATGSPSLAWASQPGMIRTFNTTGNPSAAYKLYSSAQMRVEGAFDPVSKLADEVPADWAASTNTTLYTDLNAPVWVGRGSTAIAHYPVIHPGAVARDHGAAEALVGAVAPVEGCYLDSTIPSGAAIVATSSSQMNPLPMPVRWLYVLKDGRMAVMDATSRKVDGAGDPLPDGTLNHIVGRIAFWTDDESCKINLNTASEGTFWDRPWTASVTGSAGSSDGYERQLALRMPAQNEFQRYPGHPAMTCLSPVFPPLSEEPLETYNARIYSYSPRVVNGGSRSGTANVTGSTLPLVTDADRLYASVDELMFSTVGVPRQENSRGAFIPFAEQDIERTRFLLTTTSRAPEVNLFNKPRITLWPLQANTTDVNKPHEAVNRNAQDKLIAFCSTLGNKSATPKPYYFQRYNTFTTPAQLAQASSQSPIMDWDEVPRNQELYAYLQAMTQAQIPGLGGSLQGKYPTTRDQILTEMFDFVRSHVNTFSTAGNPAYYYAPFNPNRLIPAQSQIVPLALPNGTRGFGRFPTVTEAALVFYASSETDPTQVRAVLILEPFNPAPGPPVWSSHVRYSVKGMDAFMAGTTPMAFPGLVGNLVTGLDGQSNATALTGLEQATQYYSPSGVFTNAKVLGQGDEETNYTFCSADFKVNATKFDFNGGTITIEIAAASSPNVPAQTLKLKFPAVTGLPRPTMSTAAYVNFDNRIARYANPAVKNGRFGILEDSKHNPLPLISSTDTVRSVEVRYGGPAKGDLRVYASLREVPEEYFEGHGERDVALGGKPYDAPGVTAEANLVHSLRIDAQTGPGDTSNQNGFYAGSGGSGDVRGKLLPNAPYLDPNRGDNKRNSTAPVAPRGLNGAYMADGVTLGDWDTGIGTTADGPYINIADQASANKSQSSSGLYYAKGGYVNGAGVVESGASFSPNRQISSAVAFGSLPTGIDPARPADVKPWQTLLFCRNPLGGDAHPGFGKQYSASGPPAGPPYDTPPDHAFLDLFTMPIVEPYAISDPFSTAGKVNMNYQMVPFAYITRATAVRAVLKSTCITAIPASDAGKYKYNTAAAPTPDYRYALNLDEREGTLAGFERRFAAGDIFRSASEICDIYLVPGKSVNPAQPGASPKHANMADWWRDYQLTGDNVREQPYGHIYPRLTTKSNVFTVHVKAQALKTLRATPAGEFVDGRDLVTSEFRGSFMVERYLEPNTDSLVKADGRTPTDELDPEGMVGPYKFRVRSVTRFAP, from the coding sequence ATGAACTCAACATCTTCCATTCGTCGACAGTTCCCGCCTCGTGGTCTGGCCCTGGTGGTGGTGCTGCCCCTCATCGCCCTGTTGACCATTCTGGTGGTCACCTTCCTCGCCAGCGTCTCCACGGAGTATCAAGCCGCCAAGAGCCAGGAGTATTCGTCTGATGCCCGCATGCTTGCCGATTCCGCCGCGAGCATGGTGATGACCCAGGTTCAGGTTGCCACCGGTTCTCCCTCCCTTGCGTGGGCCTCCCAGCCGGGCATGATCCGCACGTTTAACACCACGGGCAATCCCAGCGCTGCCTACAAGCTCTATTCCTCCGCCCAGATGCGGGTGGAGGGGGCTTTCGATCCTGTTTCCAAGCTGGCCGATGAGGTCCCCGCGGACTGGGCCGCCTCCACCAACACCACGCTCTACACTGATCTCAATGCTCCGGTGTGGGTGGGGCGGGGGAGCACCGCCATAGCCCACTACCCCGTCATTCATCCCGGGGCGGTCGCGCGGGATCACGGGGCGGCAGAGGCCCTCGTGGGCGCCGTGGCACCGGTGGAGGGTTGTTACCTCGATTCCACGATCCCGTCCGGAGCCGCCATTGTGGCCACCAGCAGCTCGCAGATGAATCCCCTGCCCATGCCGGTGCGGTGGCTCTATGTGCTGAAGGATGGTCGCATGGCGGTGATGGATGCCACGTCCCGCAAGGTGGACGGTGCCGGGGATCCCCTGCCGGACGGGACGCTCAATCACATCGTGGGTCGTATCGCTTTCTGGACGGATGACGAGAGCTGCAAGATCAACCTCAACACCGCCTCCGAGGGGACCTTCTGGGACCGGCCCTGGACGGCATCGGTGACAGGCAGTGCCGGCTCTTCTGACGGCTATGAGCGGCAGCTGGCCCTGCGCATGCCAGCCCAGAATGAATTTCAGCGCTATCCCGGGCATCCTGCCATGACCTGCCTGAGCCCGGTCTTCCCGCCGCTCAGTGAGGAGCCGCTGGAGACCTACAATGCGCGGATCTACAGCTACAGCCCCCGGGTGGTGAATGGGGGCAGTCGCAGTGGCACGGCCAACGTGACTGGCAGTACGCTGCCACTGGTGACGGATGCCGACCGCCTGTATGCCTCGGTGGATGAGCTCATGTTCAGCACTGTGGGGGTGCCCCGGCAGGAGAACAGTCGTGGGGCCTTCATTCCCTTTGCTGAGCAGGACATCGAGCGCACCCGCTTCCTGCTCACCACCACCAGCCGGGCACCGGAGGTGAATCTCTTCAACAAACCCAGGATCACGCTCTGGCCCTTGCAGGCCAACACCACGGACGTGAACAAGCCTCATGAGGCGGTGAACCGCAACGCGCAGGACAAGCTGATCGCCTTCTGCTCCACGCTGGGCAACAAGAGCGCCACGCCGAAGCCTTACTACTTCCAGCGCTACAACACATTCACCACCCCGGCCCAGCTTGCCCAAGCCAGCAGCCAGAGCCCCATCATGGACTGGGATGAGGTGCCGCGGAATCAGGAGCTCTACGCCTACTTGCAGGCCATGACGCAAGCGCAGATCCCCGGACTGGGCGGCAGCCTGCAGGGGAAGTACCCCACCACCCGGGACCAGATCCTGACAGAGATGTTCGACTTCGTACGCAGCCATGTGAACACCTTCAGCACGGCGGGCAACCCGGCGTACTACTATGCCCCTTTTAATCCCAATCGCCTCATCCCGGCGCAGTCGCAGATTGTCCCGCTGGCTCTGCCCAACGGCACCCGGGGTTTTGGACGATTCCCCACCGTCACGGAGGCCGCGCTCGTGTTCTATGCATCGAGTGAGACGGATCCCACCCAGGTGCGGGCGGTCTTGATCCTGGAACCCTTCAACCCTGCACCTGGCCCGCCCGTGTGGTCGTCCCATGTGCGCTACTCCGTGAAGGGGATGGACGCCTTCATGGCTGGCACCACGCCCATGGCATTCCCCGGCCTGGTGGGGAATCTGGTAACTGGCCTCGACGGTCAGTCCAATGCCACCGCGCTGACCGGACTGGAGCAGGCCACCCAGTACTACAGCCCCTCCGGTGTCTTCACCAACGCCAAGGTCCTGGGCCAGGGGGATGAGGAAACAAACTACACGTTCTGCTCTGCGGACTTCAAGGTGAACGCCACCAAGTTCGACTTCAACGGCGGCACCATCACCATTGAGATTGCCGCAGCCTCTTCGCCCAATGTTCCGGCGCAGACGCTCAAGCTGAAGTTTCCTGCGGTGACCGGCCTTCCCCGTCCGACCATGAGCACGGCGGCCTACGTCAACTTTGACAATCGCATTGCGCGCTACGCGAACCCCGCTGTGAAGAACGGTCGCTTCGGCATCCTGGAAGACAGCAAACACAATCCACTCCCCTTGATCAGCTCCACCGACACTGTCCGCAGTGTGGAGGTCCGCTATGGTGGTCCGGCAAAAGGCGACCTGCGCGTTTATGCCTCCTTGAGGGAAGTGCCCGAGGAGTACTTCGAAGGTCATGGCGAGCGCGATGTCGCGCTGGGTGGCAAGCCGTATGACGCTCCTGGGGTCACGGCGGAGGCCAATCTGGTGCACAGCCTGCGCATCGACGCCCAGACCGGCCCGGGCGACACGAGCAATCAGAATGGATTTTACGCCGGCAGCGGGGGCTCAGGGGATGTGCGTGGCAAGTTGCTCCCCAATGCGCCCTATCTGGATCCGAACCGCGGGGACAACAAGCGCAACAGCACAGCACCTGTGGCCCCTCGGGGTCTCAATGGCGCGTACATGGCCGATGGGGTGACTCTGGGGGACTGGGACACGGGCATCGGCACCACGGCAGACGGTCCCTACATCAACATCGCCGATCAGGCGAGTGCCAACAAATCCCAGTCCTCCTCCGGACTCTATTATGCCAAGGGAGGCTATGTGAATGGGGCAGGAGTGGTGGAGAGTGGGGCGTCCTTCTCGCCCAACCGTCAGATCTCCTCCGCAGTGGCCTTCGGTTCCCTGCCCACGGGCATTGATCCGGCCCGTCCCGCAGACGTCAAGCCCTGGCAGACCCTGCTTTTCTGCCGCAATCCGCTGGGGGGCGACGCCCATCCGGGGTTTGGGAAACAATATAGTGCATCCGGTCCTCCTGCAGGCCCGCCGTATGACACCCCGCCAGATCACGCCTTCCTTGATCTCTTCACCATGCCCATCGTGGAGCCCTATGCCATCAGCGATCCCTTCTCCACAGCAGGCAAGGTAAACATGAACTACCAGATGGTGCCCTTTGCGTACATCACCCGGGCCACGGCAGTACGGGCTGTGCTGAAGTCCACCTGCATCACGGCCATTCCTGCCAGTGATGCTGGTAAATACAAATACAACACTGCGGCCGCTCCCACGCCGGATTATCGTTATGCGCTGAACCTTGATGAAAGAGAGGGAACCCTGGCGGGATTCGAGAGGCGCTTTGCCGCAGGAGACATCTTCCGTTCCGCCTCGGAGATCTGCGACATCTATCTGGTGCCGGGCAAGAGTGTAAACCCGGCCCAGCCTGGTGCGAGCCCGAAGCATGCGAACATGGCGGACTGGTGGAGGGACTATCAGCTCACCGGGGACAACGTGCGTGAGCAGCCCTATGGTCACATTTATCCGCGGCTCACCACCAAGTCGAATGTCTTCACGGTGCATGTGAAAGCGCAGGCCCTGAAGACCTTGCGAGCGACTCCCGCCGGGGAGTTTGTGGATGGCCGGGACCTCGTGACCAGTGAGTTCCGGGGGAGCTTCATGGTCGAGCGCTACTTGGAGCCCAACACCGACTCCCTGGTGAAGGCGGACGGCAGGACACCAACGGATGAGCTGGATCCTGAAGGCATGGTCGGCCCCTACAAGTTCCGCGTACGCAGCGTCACCCGATTTGCCCCATGA
- a CDS encoding prepilin-type N-terminal cleavage/methylation domain-containing protein, producing the protein MSHQRSIRAFTLVELMLAVVVLALVVAVVAQMTQQTSQVWKSSMGRIQSFQEARGAFESMTRTLSQATLNTYYDYYDSANRSRTVLTAADRAAFVPQVYDRLSDLHFISGQARTLLAASPKEVPTQTQAVFFQAPLGHSAAHESLRASLNACGYFLKFGSDEATVPEPVREAVGYKPRYRYRLMEMTQRTERLGVYQSGAGKPQDWFVNHAEATGRVLAENVIALVLLPKLSPREDSPTGKGDGVSLAPQYNYNSRVPRSAVDDAAWAGADPPFPGDTFATHPPAPAPGQPPQPVNASRHHQLPPLMRVLMVVLDEASAARLQGDSTTPPAALDFSGAGLFRNAAALEADLRAVENICNAEPGNLTQNITPLTYRIFSTEIMMREAKWSAN; encoded by the coding sequence ATGTCCCATCAACGTTCCATCCGGGCCTTCACGCTTGTCGAGCTCATGCTCGCGGTGGTGGTGCTCGCCCTGGTGGTGGCGGTGGTTGCCCAGATGACGCAGCAGACCAGCCAGGTCTGGAAGAGCTCCATGGGCCGCATCCAGTCCTTTCAGGAGGCGCGGGGGGCGTTCGAGTCCATGACGCGCACGCTCAGCCAGGCCACGCTGAACACCTACTATGACTACTACGACAGTGCCAACCGTTCGCGCACGGTGCTGACGGCGGCTGATCGGGCGGCGTTTGTGCCCCAAGTGTATGACCGCCTGTCGGACCTGCATTTCATCTCCGGGCAGGCGCGCACCCTGCTGGCGGCCAGCCCGAAGGAAGTGCCCACCCAGACGCAGGCCGTCTTCTTCCAGGCGCCGCTTGGGCACTCGGCAGCTCACGAGTCGCTGCGCGCATCGCTCAATGCCTGTGGTTATTTCCTGAAGTTCGGCAGTGATGAGGCCACGGTGCCGGAACCGGTGCGGGAGGCGGTCGGCTACAAGCCGCGCTATCGCTACCGGCTGATGGAGATGACCCAGCGCACGGAGCGACTGGGCGTCTATCAATCCGGTGCGGGCAAGCCGCAGGACTGGTTCGTGAATCATGCGGAGGCCACTGGCCGAGTGTTGGCGGAGAATGTGATCGCCCTCGTGCTGCTGCCCAAGCTGTCTCCACGCGAGGACTCTCCCACGGGCAAGGGAGACGGGGTCTCGCTGGCCCCGCAGTACAACTACAATTCACGAGTGCCCCGCAGTGCCGTGGACGATGCGGCGTGGGCAGGAGCGGATCCTCCGTTTCCCGGCGACACCTTTGCCACCCATCCGCCCGCCCCTGCTCCAGGGCAGCCGCCCCAGCCGGTAAATGCCTCCCGTCACCATCAACTGCCACCCTTGATGCGTGTGCTCATGGTGGTGCTGGATGAAGCCTCCGCCGCCCGGCTTCAGGGCGACAGCACGACACCTCCTGCGGCGCTCGACTTCTCCGGTGCGGGATTGTTCCGCAACGCCGCTGCTCTGGAGGCGGACCTGCGCGCGGTGGAAAACATCTGCAATGCCGAGCCCGGCAACCTCACCCAAAACATCACGCCTCTCACCTACCGGATCTTCTCCACGGAGATCATGATGCGTGAGGCCAAGTGGAGTGCGAACTGA